A part of Terriglobus roseus genomic DNA contains:
- a CDS encoding type 1 glutamine amidotransferase domain-containing protein, whose amino-acid sequence MEKAGAIVELVSPQKLVKGGKIKAWNLVKWGDSFKIDVDLSGAKVCSYDGLHLPGGVINPDILRTDTDSVDFVRSFFEAGKPISSICHGPWMLIEADVVRGRTLTSWPSLKTDIRNAGANWVNEEVVEDRKLVTSRSPKDLRAFDKKIVDLFASVAGPAEGQQADG is encoded by the coding sequence TTGGAGAAGGCCGGCGCTATTGTGGAATTGGTGTCGCCGCAGAAGCTCGTAAAGGGCGGAAAGATCAAGGCGTGGAACCTCGTCAAATGGGGCGACTCATTCAAGATCGACGTGGACCTATCGGGTGCCAAGGTCTGTTCCTATGATGGGCTGCACCTGCCGGGTGGCGTGATCAATCCAGACATTCTGAGGACGGACACGGATTCGGTCGATTTCGTTCGCAGCTTCTTCGAAGCAGGCAAGCCTATCTCCTCGATCTGTCATGGCCCCTGGATGTTGATTGAAGCTGACGTAGTTCGGGGAAGAACCTTAACGTCTTGGCCATCATTGAAAACGGATATTCGAAACGCCGGTGCAAATTGGGTGAACGAGGAAGTTGTAGAAGACCGGAAGCTGGTCACAAGCCGAAGTCCGAAGGATCTTCGTGCATTCGACAAGAAGATCGTAGACCTCTTCGCGAGTGTCGCTGGTCCAGCAGAAGGTCAGCAGGCCGACGGCTAA
- a CDS encoding aldo/keto reductase — protein MRATGQAIARTTKLPSGDVLPILGQGTWHFGAIPGRRKDEIAALRTGLDLGMSLVDTAEMYGDGAAEELVGEAIAGRRGEVFLVSKVLPQNASRNGTVAACERSLSRLHTDRLDLYLLHWRSSYSLKETIEAFQALLQAGKIRCWGVSNFDVSDMEELAGLSGGSDVSTNQVLYNLTRRGIEFDLLPWCHQRTMPVMAYSPIEQGRMLGHPELQKVAERHSATPAQVALAWILRDKEVIAIPRAGEPSHVRENRGAVDLRLSEKDLEELDRAFPPPRRKVQLEML, from the coding sequence ATGAGAGCAACAGGACAAGCAATCGCTCGCACCACCAAACTTCCATCAGGGGATGTTCTGCCCATACTTGGGCAAGGCACGTGGCATTTCGGAGCAATTCCAGGGCGGCGCAAGGATGAGATCGCGGCATTGCGCACCGGGCTCGATCTCGGCATGAGCCTCGTCGACACGGCCGAAATGTACGGCGATGGAGCAGCCGAGGAACTAGTTGGTGAGGCAATCGCCGGACGCCGTGGTGAGGTTTTCCTCGTCAGCAAGGTACTACCGCAGAATGCTTCGCGGAACGGCACCGTCGCCGCTTGCGAGCGCAGCCTGAGCCGCCTCCACACAGATAGGCTGGACCTATACCTTCTCCACTGGAGAAGCAGCTACTCGCTTAAGGAAACGATTGAGGCCTTCCAGGCTCTCTTGCAGGCGGGCAAGATTCGATGCTGGGGTGTCAGCAACTTCGATGTTTCCGACATGGAGGAGTTGGCCGGTCTTTCTGGCGGGTCCGATGTTTCAACGAACCAGGTGCTTTACAACCTCACCCGTCGCGGCATCGAGTTTGATTTGCTGCCTTGGTGTCACCAGCGCACTATGCCGGTCATGGCCTATTCACCAATCGAGCAAGGACGGATGCTGGGTCATCCCGAACTGCAAAAGGTGGCTGAGCGACACAGCGCCACCCCGGCCCAGGTAGCTCTCGCCTGGATACTCCGTGACAAAGAGGTCATCGCGATCCCACGTGCTGGCGAGCCAAGTCACGTCCGCGAAAACCGCGGGGCAGTTGACTTGCGCCTGTCAGAGAAAGATCTAGAAGAACTTGACCGAGCGTTCCCGCCGCCCCGGCGAAAGGTTCAGCTCGAGATGTTGTGA
- the uvrA gene encoding excinuclease ABC subunit UvrA has protein sequence MSGDPSKGLVQVRGAREHNLRNVDLDIPRDALVVFTGVSGSGKSSLAFGTLYAEAQRRYLESVSPYARRLFHQLTVPAVDSINGLPPAVALQQQRGAPTTRSSVGSVTTLSNLLRMLYSRAGDYPSNQPLLYAESFSPNTPEGACPKCHGLGRIYEVTEQSMVPDPSLTIRERAIAAWPTAWGGQNQRDILVSLGYDVDKPWRELSGKDRDWILFTEDQPQVPVYPGFTPEETAKAVRRKLEPGYMGTFTSAKRHVFSTFSQTHSAMMKKRVSQFMVATDCPVCHGKRLRGESLSVKFAGHDIAEIASLPLKRLHSVLQPFAKSGGNAHQSNPEKTEVTKRITGELTERLLVLLDLGLGYLSLERSTPTLSPGELQRLRLATQLHSNLFGVVYVLDEPSAGLHPADTRALLDALDVLKKSGNSLFVVEHELEVIRRADWIVDVGPGAGEKGGQVLYSGPLPGLRHIGASETARHVFSAATTIPRMRQEPKGWLELKGITRNNLQNLEARFPIGVFTSVTGVSGSGKSTLVSQALVELVARDLGQNVPTEDEEADALEDRPAKATEGKIAGGLEHIRRLVVVDQKPIGRTPRSNMATYTGLFDHVRKLFASTKLARSRKYDAGRFSFNVAKGRCETCSGEGFVCVELLFLPSVYSPCPVCHGARFNQKTLEVRYREKNIADILGMTVETAAEFFADEPAISRSLQVLLDVGLGYLRLGQAATELSGGEAQRVKLATELQRIQRGQTLYILDEPTTGLHPSDVERLQRQLNQLVEAGNTVIVVEHDMQIVASSDWVIDVGPGAGDEGGRIVAEGPPEVVANAKGSKTAHYLHDHMKPNT, from the coding sequence ATCAGCGGCGATCCCAGTAAAGGTCTCGTGCAGGTGCGCGGAGCTCGAGAACACAATCTGCGCAACGTGGACCTGGACATTCCGCGTGATGCACTGGTCGTGTTCACCGGCGTTTCAGGCTCGGGCAAGTCCTCTCTCGCGTTTGGAACACTGTACGCCGAAGCGCAACGACGGTACCTCGAGTCGGTGTCGCCCTATGCCCGCCGACTGTTTCATCAGTTGACTGTTCCGGCGGTTGACTCGATCAATGGGCTGCCGCCTGCTGTGGCTTTACAACAACAACGGGGCGCACCAACGACGCGATCGTCCGTCGGTTCGGTCACAACCCTCTCGAATCTCTTGCGCATGCTCTATTCAAGGGCGGGCGATTATCCAAGCAATCAACCTCTCCTGTACGCAGAGTCCTTTTCTCCGAACACGCCTGAGGGTGCCTGCCCGAAGTGCCACGGGCTTGGGCGGATCTATGAAGTCACCGAACAGTCGATGGTGCCAGACCCATCGCTCACGATTCGAGAGCGCGCTATTGCGGCTTGGCCAACCGCTTGGGGTGGCCAGAATCAGCGCGACATACTCGTCTCGCTTGGATACGACGTGGACAAGCCGTGGCGAGAGCTATCCGGAAAGGACCGAGACTGGATCCTGTTCACGGAAGACCAGCCGCAGGTGCCTGTATATCCGGGCTTCACTCCTGAGGAAACAGCTAAGGCCGTCCGCCGCAAACTGGAACCCGGATACATGGGCACGTTCACCAGTGCCAAGCGCCACGTCTTCAGCACGTTCTCACAGACCCACAGCGCGATGATGAAGAAGCGGGTCAGCCAGTTCATGGTCGCCACGGACTGCCCGGTGTGCCACGGCAAGCGCCTTCGCGGTGAATCGTTATCTGTAAAGTTCGCTGGGCACGACATCGCGGAGATCGCCTCACTCCCACTCAAGCGTCTTCATTCCGTTCTCCAGCCATTTGCAAAGTCTGGGGGGAACGCGCACCAGTCCAACCCTGAAAAGACAGAAGTCACAAAGCGCATTACGGGCGAACTCACCGAGCGGCTCTTGGTTCTGCTCGACCTGGGTCTCGGCTATCTTTCCCTCGAACGCAGCACACCGACCCTGAGTCCGGGAGAACTGCAGCGTCTCCGACTTGCGACACAGTTGCATTCCAACCTGTTTGGTGTGGTCTACGTGCTCGACGAACCGTCGGCAGGTTTGCACCCGGCCGATACGAGGGCCTTGCTTGATGCACTCGACGTACTCAAGAAAAGCGGAAACTCACTCTTCGTAGTGGAACACGAGTTGGAGGTCATTCGCCGCGCCGATTGGATCGTGGACGTTGGCCCGGGTGCTGGAGAGAAAGGCGGTCAGGTTCTCTACTCCGGTCCTTTGCCAGGACTCCGTCACATCGGTGCTTCGGAGACAGCCCGGCACGTCTTCTCCGCCGCCACGACGATTCCGAGGATGCGACAAGAGCCGAAAGGCTGGCTAGAGTTGAAGGGCATCACCCGTAACAACCTCCAGAATCTGGAGGCGCGGTTTCCTATCGGCGTCTTCACTTCCGTCACAGGCGTCTCGGGATCTGGAAAGTCCACGCTGGTCTCACAGGCATTGGTCGAACTCGTTGCGCGAGATCTCGGGCAAAACGTGCCTACCGAAGACGAAGAAGCGGATGCGCTCGAAGACCGTCCCGCTAAGGCAACGGAAGGCAAGATCGCCGGAGGTCTGGAGCACATCCGCCGTCTCGTTGTGGTGGACCAAAAGCCGATAGGCCGGACGCCGCGCTCCAACATGGCGACGTACACCGGCCTCTTCGACCACGTGCGGAAGCTCTTCGCTTCCACAAAGCTTGCGCGGTCTCGCAAGTATGACGCGGGGCGCTTCTCGTTCAACGTTGCCAAGGGACGTTGCGAGACATGCTCGGGGGAGGGATTCGTTTGCGTGGAGCTTCTCTTTCTCCCTAGCGTGTACAGCCCTTGTCCTGTCTGCCATGGCGCACGCTTCAATCAGAAGACTCTCGAAGTGCGGTACCGGGAGAAAAACATCGCGGACATACTTGGGATGACCGTAGAAACGGCAGCGGAATTCTTTGCTGATGAGCCTGCGATTTCGCGATCACTTCAGGTTCTGTTGGATGTCGGACTCGGCTATTTACGCCTTGGACAAGCGGCCACGGAGCTTTCCGGCGGCGAGGCGCAACGAGTCAAGCTCGCCACGGAACTGCAGCGCATTCAGCGTGGTCAGACGCTCTACATATTGGATGAACCCACGACCGGACTGCACCCTTCCGACGTAGAGCGTCTACAGCGTCAACTGAACCAACTCGTGGAGGCTGGCAACACGGTGATCGTGGTCGAACACGACATGCAGATCGTCGCGAGCAGTGACTGGGTAATCGACGTGGGGCCGGGCGCAGGCGATGAGGGTGGAAGGATCGTCGCGGAGGGGCCACCTGAGGTGGTTGCCAACGCCAAAGGAAGCAAGACCGCTCATTATTTGCACGACCATATGAAACCAAACACTTGA
- a CDS encoding response regulator, protein MSSASFPYRILVVEDDPALREVARHMLESKGYEVLGAEDGFQGLAALKRSLPDVIISDLRMPNMNGFEFLSVVRRRFPSIPVIVISGEFTGLTVPESVLADAFFPKGQYKPQDLFAKIEDFLCELPTRPKVGKPQKAAVWVKNSNEAVVVTCTDCLRTFPVTSPPKGVNEVECDFCSCTIRFEIVGALLSPLDTSRIS, encoded by the coding sequence ATGTCTTCAGCTTCATTCCCATACAGGATTCTGGTCGTGGAAGACGATCCCGCGCTACGTGAAGTAGCGCGTCACATGCTCGAATCGAAGGGATACGAGGTCCTGGGCGCGGAAGATGGCTTCCAAGGCCTCGCTGCACTGAAGAGATCGTTGCCCGACGTCATCATCTCGGACCTGCGCATGCCGAATATGAACGGATTTGAGTTCCTATCGGTGGTTCGCCGCAGATTTCCGTCCATACCAGTCATCGTGATTTCGGGGGAGTTCACTGGGCTAACAGTCCCGGAAAGCGTGCTCGCCGATGCATTCTTTCCAAAGGGTCAGTACAAGCCGCAAGATCTATTCGCCAAGATCGAAGATTTCTTGTGCGAGTTGCCAACGCGACCCAAGGTGGGCAAGCCCCAGAAGGCGGCCGTTTGGGTCAAGAACAGCAACGAAGCCGTTGTGGTCACATGCACGGATTGTCTTCGGACCTTCCCTGTCACAAGCCCACCCAAGGGTGTCAACGAGGTTGAATGCGACTTCTGCTCTTGCACCATCCGATTTGAGATTGTCGGTGCTTTGCTGTCGCCACTGGACACAAGCCGTATTTCCTAG
- a CDS encoding TetR/AcrR family transcriptional regulator, producing the protein MPRPRSDDKRKRILNAATRVIVTQGLSAPTMGIAKEAGIANGSLFTYFETKSELFNQLYLELKQEMASVAMKDFPTEADLQEQFFHIWRNWGNWAVRSPEKRKALAQLTVSEEITSETRIAGHRLMSSIGELLERIRSAGPMRKVPMSFVIALMNSVADATMDQMIQDPKHAKTHCKNGVEALWRMLA; encoded by the coding sequence ATGCCGAGGCCTCGCAGCGATGACAAGCGGAAGCGAATTCTCAATGCGGCAACGCGCGTCATTGTCACACAGGGACTCAGCGCACCCACGATGGGCATCGCTAAAGAAGCTGGCATCGCGAACGGCTCCCTTTTTACCTATTTCGAGACAAAGTCGGAACTTTTCAATCAGCTGTACCTGGAGTTGAAGCAGGAAATGGCATCAGTCGCCATGAAGGACTTCCCGACAGAGGCTGATCTTCAAGAGCAGTTCTTCCACATCTGGCGAAATTGGGGTAACTGGGCGGTTCGCTCTCCCGAGAAAAGGAAAGCACTCGCCCAACTCACTGTGTCGGAGGAGATTACGTCAGAGACCCGGATCGCTGGGCACAGGCTGATGTCTTCCATTGGTGAGCTGCTGGAACGCATCCGCAGCGCCGGCCCCATGCGCAAGGTTCCCATGAGCTTTGTTATCGCACTCATGAACTCGGTTGCGGACGCAACGATGGACCAGATGATTCAAGATCCGAAGCATGCAAAGACGCACTGCAAGAATGGGGTGGAAGCTTTGTGGAGAATGCTCGCTTAG
- a CDS encoding SDR family oxidoreductase, which yields MKMSNNTVLITGGTSGIGYALAELFLKRGNTVLITGRTEENLAIARQSLPGVLTYRSDVGDPAAIRQLYADVAAAFPNINVLINNAGIGLKRNLNDTTVPLEDLNREIATNLTGPIQMIQQFLPLLKRQQTAAIVNVSSGLAFVPLAVKPIYCATKSAMHSYTQTLRVQLKNSSVKVIELAPPAVKTNFNKGQEELNSSSAMDVNKFAHESMRGLEKGRQEILPGLSRMARLLGRLAPQAVFMKAEAEQMVAEGERLSWSTR from the coding sequence ATGAAAATGTCCAACAATACGGTACTGATCACCGGTGGCACCAGCGGCATCGGCTACGCACTCGCTGAACTGTTCCTCAAGCGTGGGAATACAGTTCTCATCACTGGAAGGACAGAAGAGAATTTGGCTATAGCTCGCCAGTCACTGCCTGGCGTTCTCACTTATCGCAGCGATGTGGGTGATCCCGCAGCAATCAGGCAGCTCTATGCGGACGTGGCCGCCGCGTTTCCGAACATCAATGTCCTCATCAATAACGCAGGGATTGGTTTGAAGCGTAACTTGAACGACACGACGGTCCCACTCGAGGATTTGAACAGAGAAATCGCAACGAACCTGACAGGTCCCATTCAGATGATTCAGCAGTTCCTGCCCCTGCTCAAACGCCAGCAAACCGCTGCGATCGTAAACGTCAGTTCGGGTCTCGCGTTTGTTCCCTTGGCGGTGAAGCCGATCTACTGCGCGACCAAGTCGGCCATGCACTCGTACACGCAGACTCTTCGTGTGCAGTTGAAAAATTCATCGGTCAAGGTCATTGAGCTTGCGCCACCCGCGGTGAAGACCAACTTCAACAAGGGGCAGGAGGAATTGAATTCATCCTCAGCCATGGACGTTAACAAATTCGCCCATGAGTCGATGCGCGGCTTGGAGAAAGGGCGACAAGAAATACTCCCGGGGCTAAGCCGTATGGCACGCCTGCTAGGGCGCTTGGCCCCTCAGGCAGTCTTTATGAAGGCCGAGGCCGAGCAAATGGTCGCGGAAGGAGAAAGGCTCTCATGGAGCACGCGCTAG
- a CDS encoding TetR/AcrR family transcriptional regulator, with amino-acid sequence MPAALDAKEKAEIVGRLFVVFQDRGYEGASLADLSQATGLGKSSLYHHFPRGKEQMAEAVLEQGRTFIQTAVADVAKSSEPLKTRVRKIVAALDQLYASGKNPCVLGRLAVSEIGPAGKKLAREIFANWTDAVAHLAREGGMTELKARQFAEDWISRVQGSLILHAATGDCKPFERAMNVLTDLTKPSK; translated from the coding sequence ATGCCTGCAGCCCTAGACGCGAAAGAGAAGGCCGAAATCGTTGGACGTCTCTTCGTAGTCTTTCAAGACCGAGGGTATGAAGGCGCATCTCTGGCAGACCTGTCGCAGGCGACGGGTCTTGGAAAATCAAGCCTTTACCATCACTTCCCGCGAGGGAAGGAGCAGATGGCAGAAGCCGTTCTCGAACAGGGCAGGACATTCATTCAGACGGCGGTCGCTGACGTGGCGAAGTCCAGCGAACCACTGAAAACGCGAGTAAGAAAGATAGTCGCCGCACTTGACCAGCTTTATGCCAGTGGTAAGAACCCATGTGTCCTGGGAAGGCTTGCCGTTTCAGAGATCGGCCCCGCTGGTAAGAAACTCGCGAGAGAGATTTTCGCCAATTGGACGGACGCCGTGGCCCATCTTGCCCGTGAGGGCGGCATGACTGAGTTGAAGGCACGTCAATTCGCTGAGGATTGGATTTCGAGGGTGCAGGGATCGTTGATCCTTCATGCGGCCACAGGCGACTGCAAACCGTTCGAGCGAGCGATGAATGTTCTGACCGACCTCACGAAGCCTTCGAAGTGA
- the gcvH gene encoding glycine cleavage system protein GcvH: MSYPANYRYTKSHQWVLLEGQTASVGTTEYAQDTLGDIKFVELPNVGQTVQPDTAFGSIESVKSVTDVFSPVSGEVAAINEALKTKPELLNQDANDTWIIKVAVKDATAGETLSAAEYEQFIAEESTT; encoded by the coding sequence ATGAGCTATCCCGCGAACTACCGGTATACCAAGTCTCACCAATGGGTACTCCTCGAAGGACAAACCGCGTCCGTTGGCACCACGGAGTACGCACAAGACACCCTTGGTGACATCAAGTTTGTCGAGCTGCCGAATGTGGGACAGACCGTTCAACCCGACACCGCATTTGGCTCCATCGAGAGCGTGAAATCAGTGACCGATGTCTTCTCGCCTGTCTCAGGCGAGGTCGCCGCGATCAACGAAGCGCTGAAGACGAAGCCAGAGCTACTCAACCAGGATGCCAATGACACCTGGATCATCAAAGTTGCCGTGAAAGACGCTACGGCAGGTGAAACGCTGTCTGCGGCCGAGTACGAGCAATTCATTGCCGAAGAATCAACCACCTAG
- a CDS encoding DJ-1/PfpI family protein, whose product MTTVVIPVYDEVTQLDFTAPHQFLSIVPDITVIVASVGGVPVASQGLSFAKLADLESVERCDVLCVPGGLGCIQAMEDPRYLSSIRRLAQTAEYVTSVCSGSLILGRRVC is encoded by the coding sequence ATGACCACCGTTGTCATTCCCGTCTATGACGAGGTCACACAGCTTGATTTCACCGCACCGCATCAGTTCCTGTCGATCGTGCCCGACATCACCGTGATTGTCGCGTCTGTAGGCGGCGTGCCCGTGGCATCACAAGGGCTTTCCTTCGCGAAGCTCGCTGATCTGGAATCTGTGGAACGCTGCGACGTGCTCTGTGTTCCGGGAGGCCTGGGCTGTATTCAGGCGATGGAAGACCCTCGATACCTCTCCAGCATCCGCCGCCTGGCTCAAACTGCTGAGTACGTGACTTCCGTTTGCTCAGGGTCGCTCATTCTGGGGCGGCGGGTCTGCTGA
- a CDS encoding DUF4437 domain-containing protein, whose amino-acid sequence MSNSENSTSKPVIHEGPSVSVPASEISFINTGVKTEKGELRAGPAYGDLQNGRHGTFVRMPAGFKSPVHTHTEDYFAVVVEGVGSNHPVGAEAEPLPKGSYWFQRGEEAHVTECLSETDCLFFIVQPGKFDYVIDETANKK is encoded by the coding sequence ATGAGCAACTCAGAGAATTCGACATCCAAGCCCGTTATCCACGAAGGTCCGTCCGTCAGTGTGCCAGCCAGTGAGATCTCCTTCATCAACACAGGCGTGAAGACAGAGAAGGGTGAATTGCGTGCAGGCCCGGCGTACGGCGATTTGCAGAACGGTCGTCACGGCACGTTCGTTCGCATGCCTGCCGGATTCAAGAGCCCGGTCCATACGCACACCGAAGACTATTTCGCGGTAGTGGTCGAGGGCGTTGGTTCCAATCATCCGGTCGGTGCCGAAGCCGAGCCGTTGCCGAAGGGCTCCTACTGGTTCCAGCGTGGCGAAGAGGCACACGTAACGGAGTGCCTGTCTGAGACGGATTGCCTCTTCTTTATCGTGCAGCCGGGCAAGTTCGACTACGTCATCGATGAGACGGCCAATAAGAAGTAG
- a CDS encoding carboxymuconolactone decarboxylase family protein gives MARIEIPTKETAPAATKPILERYERNLGVTPNFFSLIARSPDVLSAEANMHATLGKSLGHNTRERIHIMTAEVNGCNYCLSVHTYVGGKFNKMSPEDMELNRTGHSTDPKADAAVQFAYRVAKNRGHVTDADFAAVRAAGFTDEEIIDIVAETAFSFTTNLFNNTFQTDIDSIVTPLKTNYDEQSAK, from the coding sequence ATGGCCCGCATTGAAATTCCCACCAAAGAAACCGCCCCCGCAGCAACCAAGCCGATCCTCGAACGCTATGAGCGCAACCTCGGAGTCACCCCCAACTTTTTTAGCCTGATCGCCCGTTCCCCGGACGTGCTGAGCGCCGAAGCCAACATGCACGCGACCCTGGGCAAAAGCCTCGGCCATAACACCCGCGAGCGGATTCACATCATGACTGCCGAGGTGAACGGCTGCAATTACTGCCTCTCGGTGCACACCTACGTCGGCGGCAAGTTCAACAAGATGTCGCCAGAGGACATGGAACTGAACCGTACGGGTCACTCGACCGATCCGAAAGCCGATGCGGCTGTGCAGTTCGCCTACCGGGTTGCGAAAAACCGTGGCCACGTCACCGATGCCGACTTCGCGGCCGTTCGTGCCGCGGGATTCACGGACGAAGAAATCATCGACATCGTTGCGGAAACTGCGTTCAGCTTCACTACGAACCTCTTCAACAACACCTTCCAGACCGACATCGACTCGATCGTGACACCGCTGAAGACGAACTACGACGAGCAGAGCGCCAAGTAA